A single genomic interval of Lepisosteus oculatus isolate fLepOcu1 chromosome 12, fLepOcu1.hap2, whole genome shotgun sequence harbors:
- the slc19a1 gene encoding reduced folate transporter has protein sequence MADVEEQNGDPPSARVKEPRIWNWSVVFLCFYGFMSMLKPGEPFITPLLLSEEKNFTKQQVTNEITPVLSYAYMVVLVPVFLLTDYLRYKPVLILQSLSYISIWLILLFGTTLLEMQFMEFFYGITMAARVAYSSYIFSLVTPAFYQKVASYSRSSVLMGVFTSSVLGQLCFSLGGVTYSSLSKISLGFVTFSFGLSICLPWPKRSLFFNRAKQEEAASTELDKINPDSPSPTQAQPLSAWRNSVFFQMLKELLNLVKLPQLRLWSLWWIFNSAGYYLMVYYVHILWNEVYPPDENRRVYNGGVDAASTLLGAIASFIAGFVKIRWSLWSELVIGIITGIQAALLLLMTTTSEIWVCYVAYALFRSFYQFLVPIAIFQIASSLTKELCALVFGVNTFLATILKTIITIIVADKRGLGLAVHPQFFVYFGYFTLLTVSYFGSAAYVIIKHFRKTRAEGTAEDNGATEPCSPETDISEDAKLANGGSVKT, from the exons ATGGCAGATGTTGAAGAGCAGAATGGGGACCCTCCTTCAGCGCGGGTTAAGGAGCCTCGTATCTGGAACTGGTCGGTCGTCTTCCTGTGTTTCTATGGTTTCATGTCTATGTTAAAACCAGGAGAGCCCTTCATCACCCCCCTTCTCCTGAGTGAAGAGAAGAATTTCACCAAACAGCAG GTGACCAATGAGATCACTCCAGTCCTCTCCTATGCCTACATGGTAGTCCTGGTGCCAGTGTTCTTGCTGACAGACTATCTGCGCTACAAGCCAGTCCTTATTCTGCAGAGCCTCAGTTACATCTCCATCTGGCTCATCTTGCTGTTCGGCACAACTCTGCTTGAGATGCAGTTCATGGAGTTCTTCTACGGCATCACCATGGCAGCACGGGTGGCCTATTCCTCCTATATTTTCTCCCTTGTTACACCTGCCTTCTATCAGAAAGTGGCCAGCTACTCACGGTCTTCTGTACTCATGGGAGTGTTCACCAGCTCAGTTCTGGGCCAGCTCTGTTTCTCATTGGGTGGTGTCACGTACTCCTCTCTCAGCAAGATCTCCCTGGGCTTTGTTACTTTCAGCTTTGGCCTTTCCATTTGCTTGCCATGGCCCAAACGTAGCCTGTTTTTTAACAGGGCTAAACAAGAGGAGGCAGCTTCCACTGAGTTGGACAAGATTAATCCAGATAGCCCCTCGCCCACCCAAGCTCAGCCATTGTCAGCCTGGAGGAACTCTGTATTTTTCCAGATGCTGAAGGAACTCTTGAACTTGGTAAAGTTACCCCAGCTGAGGctctggagcctctggtggatcTTCAACTCAGCAGGTTATTATCTGATGGTGTACTATGTACATATTTTGTGGAATGAAGTCTACCCACCTGATGAAAACAGACGAGTGTATAATGGTGGAGTGGATGCAGCTTCTACTCTTCTTG GGGCTATAGCATCATTCATCGCTGGCTTTGTGAAAATCCGCTGGTCCCTGTGGTCTGAGCTTGTGATTGGCATTATAACTGGCATTCAGGCTGCCTTGCTGTTGTTAATGACCACCACATCAGAAATCTGGGTGTGCTACGTGGCATATGCCCTCTTCAGAAGTTTCTACCAGTTCCTTGTTCCTATTGCAAT TTTTCAGATTGCTTCCTCCCTCACAAAAGAACTGTGTGCCTTGGTTTTTGGAGTCAATACTTTCCTAGCCACCATTTTGAAAACTATCATCACAATCATTGTTGCAGACAAGAGAGGACTGGGGCTAGCTGTTCACCCTCAG TTTTTCGTTTACTTTGGCTACTTCACACTGCTGACAGTTTCCTACTTTGGAAGTGCTGCCTATGTCATCATAAAGCACTTTCGCAAGACGAGAGCGGAGGGCACTGCAGAGGATAATGGAGCTACAGAGCCATGCAGTCCTGAGACGGACATTTCTGAAGACGCCAAACTGGCCAATGGCGGTAGTGTCAAGACCTGa